In Bactrocera oleae isolate idBacOlea1 chromosome 5, idBacOlea1, whole genome shotgun sequence, a genomic segment contains:
- the LOC106617826 gene encoding uncharacterized protein yields MEKIRRCVYLLGVIILILCIFMEAIEAGWSAQCWRKHNSGSIQTPDGEFKRPIGILCTYRCMLWFPPVFPYCEFIFDLRLSRHFTSFSDCYEIRCNETFSFIGN; encoded by the exons atggaaaaaatacGTAGATGTGTGTATTTACTCGGTgtgataatattaattttatgcatttttatggAGGCCATAGAAGCGG GCTGGAGTGCTCAGTGCTGGCGGAAGCACAATTCCGGTTCCATACAAACGCCAGATGGCGAGTTTAAACGTCCCATTGGCATACTGTGCACATACCGTTGCATGCTGTGGTTTCCACCAGT CTTTCCTTACTGCGAATTCATTTTCGATCTACGTTTATCGCGCCATTTCACCTCATTCTCCGATTGCTATGAGATACGCTGCAATGAGACCTTCAGCTTCATCGGAAACTGA